In Erigeron canadensis isolate Cc75 chromosome 6, C_canadensis_v1, whole genome shotgun sequence, the following are encoded in one genomic region:
- the LOC122605674 gene encoding UDP-xylose transporter 1, which yields MGELTGYQLGVLGALFLSVASSVSIVICNKALMSNLGFPFATTLTSWHLLVTYATLHVAHRFNFFENKSIDMKTVILFGILNGVSIGFLNLSLGFNSIGFYQMTKLAIIPFTVLLETLFLKKQFSQKIKLSLFLLLVGVGIASVTDLQLNFLGTVLSLLAIATTCVGQILTNTIQKRLNVSSTQLLYQSAPYQAAILFVTGPLVDQYLTKQNVFAFKYSPLVLGFIILSCVIAVSVNFSTFLVIGKTSPVTYQVLGHLKTCLVLAFGYTLLHDPFTQRNIIGILVAIVGMGLYSYFCTYENKKKQMVDLSPNSQIKDKDSNTPLLGHQDKENHFEVKKATKDSLV from the exons ATGGGAGAATTGACAGGGTACCAGTTGGGGGTTCTTGGTGCATTGTTTCTATCTGTTGCATCATCAGTCTCAATTGTTATCTGCAACAAAGCCTTGATGAGCAATCTTGGTTTTCCTTTTG CTACAACATTGACAAGTTGGCACCTGTTGGTAACATATGCTACACTTCATGTGGCGCACCGTTTTAATTTCTTTGAGAACAAAAGCATTGATATGAAGACCGTGATCCTATTTGGTATTCTAAATGGTGTTTCTATCGGTTTTCTTAACTTGAGCCTTGGCTTTAACTCCATTGGCTTTTATCAG ATGACCAAACTAGCAATCATCCCTTTCACCGTTCTCTTAGAAACTCTTTTCTTGAAAAAACAGTTCAG CCAGAAAATAAAGTTATCTCTTTTCCTCCTACTTGTTGGAGTTGGCATTGCATCAGTGACAGATCTGCAGCTCAATTTTCTTGGAACAGTTCTCTCACTTTTAGCTATCGCCACCACCTGTGTTGGTCAAATT CTTACAAACACAATTCAAAAGAGACTAAATGTATCATCAACTCAACTGCTGTACCAATCAGCCCCGTATCAAGCAGCCATTCTGTTCGTCACAGGCCCTTTGGTAGATCAGTACCTCACCAAGCAAAATGTTTTTGCTTTCAAATATTCGCCTCTTGTTTTG GGATTCATAATACTATCGTGTGTAATTGCGGTTTCTGTGAACTTTAGTACATTTTTAGTGATTGGGAAAACATCACCAGTTACATACCAAGTCCTAGGACATCTAAAGACATGTCTTGTTCTTGCATTTGGGTATACTTTGCTACATGATCCGTTCacacagaggaacatcattggaATACTTGTTGCCATTGTCGGAATGGGCTTGTATTCTTACTTTTGTAcatatgaaaacaaaaagaaacaaatggTTGACCTCTCTCCAAATTCTCAG attaaagataaagatagtAACACACCCCTTTTGGGACATCAAGATAAAGAAAATCATTTTGAGGTGAAGAAAGCAACCAAAGACTCCCTTGTTTAA
- the LOC122604784 gene encoding uncharacterized protein LOC122604784 encodes MIKAAQLKENATVADMIGNGEWKWPTEWKERIVELTNVVVPNLENQLDDRLVWVNKKGVETKFSVGNVWNDTREYGNKVQWAKMVWYTQCIPSHAFVVWLAMRGRLNTQDKLAKWYPENEFECVFCKNQSDSVCHLFFYCEYSSWIWKEVKKKVKGSDIPNEWEKIVTWFINSKCPNKVWNVVQRLVFAASVYWIWRERNSRIFKKIVIPKETIKEKIVECVKLRILSLKFKQCTTYEELKENWEINMAEHRPRL; translated from the coding sequence ATGATAAAAGCTGCACAGTTAAAGGAAAATGCCACCGTTGCTGATATGATTGGTAATGGGGAATGGAAGTGGCCAACCGAGTGGAAAGAAAGGATTGTAGAGTTGACAAATGTTGTTGTTCCTAATCTTGAGAATCAATTAGATGATAGATTAGTATGGGTTAATAAAAAAGGGGTAGAGACTAAATTTTCTGTTGGAAATGTATGGAACGATACTAGGGAGTATGGTAACAAAGTGCAGTGGGCTAAGATGGTTTGGTACACTCAATGTATTCCAAGCCATGCGTTCGTTGTTTGGTTAGCAATGAGAGGTAGACTTAATACCCAAGATAAATTGGCTAAGTGGTATCCGGAGAATGAGTTTGAATGCGTATTTTGCAAAAATCAAAGTGATTCTGTTtgccatttgtttttttattgtgaGTATTCTAGTTGGATTTGGAAGGaagtaaagaaaaaagttaAAGGGAGTGATATTCCAAATGAGTGGGAGAAAATTGTTACTTGGtttataaattcaaaatgtCCAAACAAGGTGTGGAATGTGGTACAAAGACTTGTATTTGCTGCAAGTGTTTATTGGATTTGGAGGGAAAGAAATAGTAGAATATTCAAAAAGATTGTAATCCCCAAGGAAACAATAAAGGAAAAGATTGTGGAGTGTGTTAAGCTGAGAATTTTgagtttaaagtttaaacaatgCACAACTTATGAGGAGTTGAAAGAGAATTGGGAAATAAATATGGCTGAGCATAGACCAAGATTATGA
- the LOC122603003 gene encoding uncharacterized protein LOC122603003: MKGMYRSGVFKKSNGSAKLIITTIMGIAVGYFIGVSFPSVSLTKVILPSSIYSPFDITMREDRSKSLERSFPENLGSGNTPATPKIYVPSNPRGAESLPPGIVVPETDLFLRRLWGEPSEDLKKKPKYLVTFTVGWGQRDNIDKSIKKFSGDFQILLFHYDGLVTEWDQYEWAKQAIHISVKKQTKWWYAKRFLHPDIVAAYDYIFIWDEDLGVEHFNADKYINLVKKHGLEISQPGLEPNNGLTWQMTKRRGDKEVHKDTEEKPGWCSDPHLPPCAAFVEIMAPVFSRAAWRCVWHMIQNDLVHGWGLDFALRRCVKPAHEKIGVVDSQWIIHQVVPSLGSQGQSENGEAPWKGVRDRCKSEWALFQDRLANADKAYFKQIGKDD, from the exons ATGAAAGGCATGTATCGCAG CGGTGTCTTCAAAAAGTCGAATGGAAGTGCAAAACTAATCATAACTACAATTATGGGAATTGCTGTCGGTTATTTCATTGGTGTTTCTTTTCCATCTGTTTCTCTCACCAAG GTTATCTTACCATCAAGCATTTATTCTCCCTTTGATATAACAATGCGTGAGGATCGCTCCAAATCTCTTGAACGCAGTTTTCCAGAAAATCTTGGTTCCGGTAATACACCCGCAACACCTAAG ATCTATGTTCCATCTAATCCACGCGGTGCAGAGTCATTGCCTCCGGGAATTGTAGTCCCAGAAACCGACTTGTTTTTAAGAAGATTATGGGGTGAACCTAGTGAG GATTTGAAGAAGAAGCCAAAGTACTTGGTAACTTTCACTGTCGGTTGGGGTCAGAGGGATAATATTGATAAGTCAATAAAAAAG TTTTCTGGGGATTTCCAAATCTTGCTGTTTCACTATGATGGCCTAGTTACAGAGTGGGATCAATATGAATGGGCAAAGCAGGCAATACATATAAGTGTTAAGAAACAAACCAAGTG GTGGTATGCAAAGAGGTTTTTGCATCCAGATATTGTAGCAGCATATGACTATATATTCATTTGGGATGAAGATCTTGGTGTTGAACACTTCAATGCAGACAA GTATATCAATTTAGTTAAGAAACATGGGTTGGAGATCTCTCAACCTGGTCTCGAACCCAATAATGGATTAACATGGCAAATGACAAAGAGGAGAGGTGATAAAGAAGTTCACAA GGATACAGAAGAGAAACCAGGATGGTGCAGTGATCCTCATTTGCCTCCATGTGCAGC ATTTGTAGAGATTATGGCCCCTGTGTTCTCTCGAGCAGCTTGGCGGTGTGTATGGCATATGATTCAG AATGATTTGGTGCATGGATGGGGTTTGGATTTTGCACTAAGAAGATGCGTTAAG CCTGCACATGAGAAAATCGGTGTTGTGGATTCACAATGGATCATTCATCAAGTTGTTCCTTCGTTGGGGAGCCAG GGTCAATCTGAGAATGGTGAAGCGCCATGGAAGGGG GTAAGAGACAGGTGTAAAAGCGAGTGGGCATTGTTCCAAGACCGGCTTGCAAATGCAGATAAAGCTTACTTTAAGCAGATTGGAAAGGATGACTGA